cataatgcgtatacgcaccactcccatcgtcgtgagccggggcgatcacataacgattccgataagtgtgttacagtagggaattacatacaaataatactgatgagctcgagttgatacggtgacgacccgtttctgagttgatacgtgtgcttacgaccttaaatcaacttcagagtggtcgcttcacaatgaaaattgcctcagatagttaattctagcaaaatcaatcattatttatgtttcacagcactttcagaaatgaataaatgtttgaatattatgaatcttcaaacctgtataactcggttcaaagcgatcctaccggtttcgtgccatactaactattgcttcaaatggctagctctatcgataaatgccacttttttttgttggccggcactttgaaaaaaggcccaaaatggatgatctccttttcAAAGAGATAAACGACTTCCTAAAGTCAAAGTGACATATGAGTTTAACCAAAGCAGATGCAGCTTGTAAAATCtaggctataaataaaatattgagaaaGATCTGCATTATTTTATGTTGGTCTTGGTataattaacgcgaacacgcattttaccttaaaatgcctaacgtttcggcgcaggttgcactcgccgtggtcccaggctggtCAGCCTGGAACCACGGCGAGTGcgtaggcattttaaggtaaaatgcgtgttcgcgttaattcccgtattctattatacattaaacatgcaacacgagagtttaaaagttataattaatgcAGATTTTGAAAGATGCACTAATTTTAAGGACGTTTTAAATAAACGTGTATAGCATCTATGTCAGTGAAAGTTGACAAAAGTGTCAAGCgaaaaacggtaaataatattctaatatttcgAAATTCTCTTCTGTCCCCAAAATTGTTAGTGAGGTTAAAAAGAAAACGCAAAGATACTTCaaacgtgtttatttatttcgtaaattattTTCGAAAAGATCAGGCAATAAAACATACCACTATTGCTCCTGCTTAGCGAACAATCAAAAGACGAAGGTAACTACTTGCCTTAACGGATAAAACTACAGGCCGAAAGTATACTGACAGATCTAAAAGGAGCAAAAtgtttatagaattttatttgaaagtgaTGAAAGAGACTGTTTGTATTTAACAGCCGCAGCCGTGTGGGAAGCGATACAAGGTAGTGGTGAAGTACTTAGTCTTGTAGACTGTCGAAGGACACGGAGTGACCGTCGTAGTAGTTGTCTTAGTTTTAGTGACCGTGGAGGCAGGCAATGTCGTAGTTACGGTAGCTGTAGCCGTAGTCGTTGCCGTAGAGGTCGACGTAGCGGTTACCGTAGCCGTGGTTGTAGCCGTCGCAGTAGATGTCACGGTAGACGTCGATATAGACGTTGTAGTAGAAGTTTCAGTCACAGTCTGGGCAGGTAGAGTTACATAAGACGTTACAGTAGAAGCCGGTAACGTTGTAGTTTCAGTTGCAGTGACAGTCTGAGTTTCAGTGCTAGTTGAAGTAACAGTCTGGGCCGGAAGTGTTACTGTTTCAGTTTTAGTTTCAGTTGCAGTTACCGTCTGTGTAGAAGTTATGGGATCGAGAGTTACAGTCGAAGTTTCAGTGTTAGTAATCGTTTGAGTTGCCGTAGAAGTTTCAGTGTTAGTAATCGTTTCAGTTTCAGTCGCAGTCACTGTCTgagtttcagtttcagtttcaGTTGCAGTAATAGTTTCAGCTGGTAAAGTGATAGTTTCAGTAGATGCAGGTAACGTTTCAGTCGAAGTTTCAGTTACAGTGCTAGCTGGGAGAGTTACAGTGTCGGTTTGAGTGACTGTCTGAGTTTGAGTAACAGGGCATGGGGTTTCCGTAACGGTTTTAGTGCTAGTGACTTGAGGCAGCGTCGTAGTAACAGTAGATGTCTTGGTGATGGGCGGCGGACAGGACTTGGTGACGGTCTTCGTGGCTGTCACAGTGATTGTCTTCGGAGTGTAGCAACACGTGCCACACGGGTTAGGCTGAGCCAGCACTGCGGCTATCAGCATACACGATACCTGGCGGAAATCAAGTATTATTAAATCGAGGAAAGAACTAATATGCGCCCGTCGCCATAACTGTAGTGTCTTTAACTTAGTAAATTACTAAATCAGGAGATTACTAGTAAAAGATTATTATTGTCATTGCTGTTCTATTGACACGTTTTTAAGTAGAGAAAACTGGATGTATGCCATACATCACTGCTAAGTAAAGTTAAAAAAGCCGTAAGGTGTTTGACAAAGACAAATAAGCTTTGAATACAAGTCATAATTATTACTTAGGATAAACACCTTTAAACTAAGTCAcgatttttaattagtaattagtactCACCACTGCAATCCTGATCATTGTTCCGTTGGTTGGCGATCACTGCACAATGTTCCACGGACCTCACTCCTACTCTTTTATATTGGAGTAGAACAGCCCTCTTGAGTCAACAGAATTATAGAAATTACCTCGAGCATTATTATAGCaaataagtaattgtttatagagtttttaaataataaaaaaaacattgtattatatttattgcaattaaaCCCTACACTGCAAGTGTGGTGCAACTTTACTTGGTGACAAAATTTATTGGTCACGCCATCGCTGAGTAACTGTGATTTatcaaagtatttgaaaaaaagGTGTGAAAGtatctgatttatttttttcattgttgaaaataaaattaggaaaGCTTACAGTGGTTACGACCAAATTTATGGACCACACACAAACATCCATcccaataataatatgtattaaaaattttgaaCTAGACAACCCTGTGTACAGGACAAATTAATCCAGCAGGGAATTTTCGTTGTTAAAAGTATAAgaatcacataataatatgcagtccaaaacaataaaataaaaaaatggtaacaGTCAGACGAGGGCCAAGATAGATCCTTGAGGTACTCTCAGCagaaaaattatcaaaatcaatatgtgaaaaaaatatctttcttttaagacaatctgggaatcgaacccacgacctctcgacgcaatggtattggcgtggcgacctgaTCAACTGAGCCATTGGCCGTCATTATTCAACAACAGAATTTTTCAACGACTAATTTTATCATCTTGGTATAAGCAATCCGAACTCATATGTAGGGTTACTCATAACATCATGCCAGCATTGTGACTATTATGTGAAATGCAATCAAAGGCTTTAATTATGTGTATTCAATCActtatagtttgttttttaacaaacaaattgcTTATTATATCTTCCACTGAATAAATACTCGTTGCACCTGTACATGCAATATATTGACGCAAATCATAGTTGTAAtaacaaagtataaaaataaattagctgtGGAAAAATCTAACTTCGGTGTTTCATATTTTGAAGACGAGTGCGAAATATTCAATCAAGAAATCAAACTGGGGTGTGATATGTAGGCATATAGAAATTCGTTTTGTCGTTATATTGATGGCCTAATGTAATCGCCAAAGCGAACCTACTGCCACATACGGATCCGTTAtcaaatatagatttttttatggaatattGAAGCCCCCAAGAAAAAGATATCGGCGGTGATAAGTACATAACAACAAAGTTTCTGAGTTACAGCCATAAGCTTATTAATgtttacaaatctatactaatattataaagctgaagagtttgtttgtgtttgtttgtttttttgtttgtttgaacgctcttatctcaggaacaactagcccgatttgaaaaattctttcagtgttagatagtccatttattgagaaaggctataggctatataatatcataacgctacgactaataggagcagcgtggcaattaaaaatgttacaaaaacgggcaaaatttgacccattttctcttatgcgatgcaagcaaagttgcgcgggtcagctagttattcatATGCGCTTGAGTCTATttagtaaaaattaaacaacatcATACCAGATGTTTTAGCAAGGGAAATAcgtaagaaaagaaaaataaaaagttaaccCTACAACGCTGCTGAGATGTATTGTGCAAGGCGTAGCAAACAgactataatattacttaaaatcgCTTGCATGTGATTCCAGGACCGGGCAAAGTACTGgccttttataatttatgtctgaatattatctacaaatattatgtacCCGATATGTGGTGATAGACTCCAATGCTGGTACAGGGGATTAACGTTGTAAATGGCGCAACGCGGGAGTCTTTGAATATACTTCAGCCTTCACCTTCAGGTGTAAAAGACGTGACATTATGATATATCTAAGTAGGATGTAGACATACGGTTTCATAGTTACGTGTACGTACTATGCCCGGTTTcagaggcacatttagcgggaGATTATCCGTTTAAACTGACATGTTTAAGTCagattaaacgctattgaatagataaactatcgctaaatgtacctcacagACCGGGCACAGCCATTCTTATTGTCACTAgcaaaagtttttaatagagtAGTACAATTATGATAAATACATACATGATCAGATGCACGGAGGGTtaagcaaaacaaacaaaagttacCATTTGTTTACCGAcaacatacttttaaatataaagcagCTACTTTATATTAGTATTGAGTCTACAGCTGACTAGTACTTGAATTATGGCAGCTGTCGTCAGATGTATCACTTTGGTAAGTAAAcaacacaattattttgatattcgacattataaatattaaaaaatgtttataagatTATTTGGTCATTAGCTGGAAATGTGTAGTTTCATCAGTAAAActtagatttaatttatttaccaataatataattcgcTTCAAACTACAATATTAGTCATTCATGAGCTTGTAAAAGCacacacattttaaatgatatCATGTTTAACTTCCAGGTGTCGTTGTTGTTGGTGTCATCGCCGCTGTACGCGGAGAGCTGCCCAACGTTCTGGGACCAATTTGCTGAGAATGCGGTTGCCTTCCCCACTGCTGTTTGCAACGCCTTTTCTAGTTTTATCCCTAAGGCTGCTGTGCCGGCAGTCGCGCCGCCAGCTGCTGTAGCTCCTCCCGCTGCGCCAGTGgccccgcccgccgccgcgccgccaccTGCGCCCGCCCCCGCGCCGCCACCAGCTCCCGCTGCACCGCCGGCTCCAGCAGCCCCTGCTGCAGCACCGGCAGCAACTCCAGCTGCCTGAACGTGACTCACATCatagcatttttaattattttcattttatttataaaacagagAGCTGGTTTCTGTTTATGGATGAAATATACAGTAGATTCAAGTATCCGCAAATAGGTGTATAAAAAGCTTTGGTGACGTTTATTTATTAAGCTGGTCGATACCTTTACAGAAATATTAGGCTTGATGTTAATGTTCAAAGCTTTCGCTGAGTTGTCAAAAACGTTGTAGTAattaagttttgaataaaaactattaaacctatgcataaatattttttttcaatgacTACGCACACACACTACAAACATGTGTATTTTTTAGCGTAAGCCAAAAAATATGCACAGCtcatttgtacatacatacataactatgTTTTCCTGTAGAATAATttgcttttctttaaaaaatgaaaactaTACTGTGAGTGACTATGGAGATTAACTCTAGACCGCTCATAACAGATcgcaatataattatttcatagtGCTACAGTTTCGCCCAAGGCCTTTGAATCACTGTGCCAGTAAagtaattgtataatttaatcaAGGTTGAACATAGTATTTTGTAAACCCATCAGTCCTTGCAAGCAAAATGTTAGAATtgtatacaaattatatatcATTTACCCAGCTGCGAATATAAcgatgtaaaatataatagctgCACCTGTCGGTTGGCACTGCGGTGCATTCTTTAATTAtaagatttaattattattgtgttattacaAGTGGCCTGTTCACATCAATGCTGTTCGTCTTGGTGCAATTATTAcatttgaaactaaaatattctttcGCGTATTGAACTGCAGACTTCAGCCGCCTTTTGGAGACCGCTCACATTCTTCAGCGGCGGCTTTACGTCTACATGGATGTTGCAACGCTAGTTGGAGCCCGCCATAAGCTTTACTGCTTCGTCATCCCTACATAGTCATGTTCAGTAGCCATCAAAATAGAGCGATCGGCATCCGCTAGTAGGCAGGCCGGCAGGGTACAGTGATCGGTCGCTGCATCCAGCTTTAATCTGTTCCGTAGTCTTCTTCTGTAGGCTTCCTTCAGTGTCAGTACTACTTCAGTGAATTCGTGTTTAAATGTTTTCAAGATAGCAATaccaaatta
The DNA window shown above is from Anticarsia gemmatalis isolate Benzon Research Colony breed Stoneville strain chromosome 20, ilAntGemm2 primary, whole genome shotgun sequence and carries:
- the LOC142981833 gene encoding uncharacterized protein LOC142981833, with translation MIRIAVVSCMLIAAVLAQPNPCGTCCYTPKTITVTATKTVTKSCPPPITKTSTVTTTLPQVTSTKTVTETPCPVTQTQTVTQTDTVTLPASTVTETSTETLPASTETITLPAETITATETETETQTVTATETETITNTETSTATQTITNTETSTVTLDPITSTQTVTATETKTETVTLPAQTVTSTSTETQTVTATETTTLPASTVTSYVTLPAQTVTETSTTTSISTSTVTSTATATTTATVTATSTSTATTTATATVTTTLPASTVTKTKTTTTTVTPCPSTVYKTKYFTTTLYRFPHGCGC
- the LOC142981642 gene encoding uncharacterized protein LOC142981642, encoding MAAVVRCITLVSLLLVSSPLYAESCPTFWDQFAENAVAFPTAVCNAFSSFIPKAAVPAVAPPAAVAPPAAPVAPPAAAPPPAPAPAPPPAPAAPPAPAAPAAAPAATPAA